The Castanea sativa cultivar Marrone di Chiusa Pesio chromosome 11, ASM4071231v1 genome contains a region encoding:
- the LOC142615036 gene encoding uncharacterized protein LOC142615036, whose protein sequence is MYFWRLKIKRLASLTAPLSLNERSLGEAGEEQIKLALAGAHALTAAADASIITAQVATEVVWFTSTPESSHQCENEVEEFSVIRFQGKEKVYGLKLLLEAEQ, encoded by the exons ATGTATTTTTGGAGGCTTAAGATCAAAAGGTTAGCCTCACTCACTGCACCATTATCCTTGAATGAAAGAAGTCTAGGTGAGGCAGGGGAAGAGCAGATCAAGCTTGCTCTTGCTGGGGCCCATGCTCTTACTGCTGCTGCTGATGCATCTATTATAACAGCTCAAGTTGCTACTGAGGTTGTCTGGTTCACCAGCACGCCAGAATCTAGCCATCAATGTGAAAATGAAGTGGAAGAGTTTTCTGTCATTAGATTTCAAG GCAAGGAAAAGGTTTACGGGCTCAAGCTATTATTAGAGGCAGAGCAGTAA